Proteins from a genomic interval of Vanacampus margaritifer isolate UIUO_Vmar chromosome 4, RoL_Vmar_1.0, whole genome shotgun sequence:
- the emilin1b gene encoding EMILIN-1b isoform X2, with amino-acid sequence MALLLPLLALLTCVDAKSAFPLRTSYNLYAGGNAHAQGARVASRHRNWCAYVATKTISCVVEDGVETYVKPDYHPCAWGSGQCNRVVVYRTYMRPRYKVAYKMVTQMEWKCCQGYSGEDCSHGPVGGTGSTNSRPQLQPGHGGSGMSTGQGGTNTGLGQNGGHIKVDNEKMRQLEEKIHTLTKTIENLQSTITSMNEHFRGGADKPGLNGSDGIASGPRHPADAAQPEIKETIHSIQTKLDQLDNRTQAHDKTLVSINNHLVNGKGNDLEGRLPGGSLSGKSLNSLKEEILEELERRVSLSCSSCQAGVKDLHRQQQEDQDRIWALEKQLNAMDVRYQQGMDGLRREAVSSKRCCDTINDLRNRVTDAERKISSASENFDVLHNRLNNVLTGGSGSSNKDGGFRGGAIGAEGGRRGGSSGDAVLTEDKLDNRLKDLERRINGTMEKTEQSCAYLENDLKDYFHRELGDLRTVLLDRFDDQAFRITDVELDVGLVKQRVNEHDKTLSTFENRTSLLNRKLEDCGCRSMTGRRGGGTTINGGGRGDTAGGVSDTVGARGSTNGGRAATDGSQGSIGGSSGGTGVDVVSGTVGGGGLPATGGEKDNSTRKSLEWRVIANEDQIRHFNTKLKDLSVSGDSLNDKVVDLSHDIRKIKALTGDHGEHFNRIVTEVELLGQDCEICGTVEDELRKMRNHSRDALGRLQNHINRLQLSVDSGGACNQICSHLQDEVRLLREDVTRCTNKCGGSGSTGSTGANGGTRGDGPRLDAERPLDGHSVIGGSMNNNQMKTLQGELSEVILTLSSINDTLKGLEHTVQKHGSVITDLGNTKDKIISELDKIQQEVTEHIEESRDRLDGVDRDVRRFESTILVEMGDCKRSGDGIEKRLSKLEGVCGRLDTVYDSIHKIKEGLNQHVSSLWTCFSGLNNSIIQHGGILDFVQKDQDDVQSRIKNLNSSLNHILKDMQSLADHTLTGPPGPPGERGFNGLPGPQGPPGPSGRPGESGTRGQPGPKGEQGLPGADAHSPKLSFSAALTVPMETPGTIIFDKIFVNEGDFYDPRTGIFTAPVDGHYFFSAILTGHKNEKIEAVLSKSNYGMARVDSGGYQPEGLENNPVAEVKTSPGSLAVFNIILPLQTQDTVCIDLVMGKLAHSVEPLTIFNGMLLYEDM; translated from the exons GAATTGGTGTGCGTACGTGGCAACAAAGACAATAAGTTGTGTCGTCGAAGATGGAGTTGAGACATATGTGAAACCAGACTACCATCCTTGTGCCTGGGGCAGCGGTCAGTGCAACCGTGTGGTCGT CTATCGTACCTACATGAGGCCTAGGTACAAAGTAGCCTATAAAATGGTGACACAGATGGAATGGAAGTGTTGCCAGGGTTACAGTGGCGAGGATTGTAGCCATGGTCCAGTTGGTGGGACAGGAAGCACTAACTCAAGGCCTCAACTCCAGCCAGGACATGGTGGAAGTGGGATGAGCACCGGACAAGGAGgcaccaacactggccttggacAGAATGGAGGACACA TAAAGGTCGATAATGAAAAGATGAGGCAGCTGGAGGAAAAGATTCACACACTGACTAAGACTATTGAGAACTTGCAATCTACCATTACCTCTATGAACGAGCACTTCCGGGGAGGTGCTGACAAACCTGGTCTTAACGGCAGCGATGGTATAGCCTCCGGACCAAGACATCCTGCTGATGCAGCTCAACCAGAGATTAAAGAGACAATCCACAGCATTCAGACCAAACTGGATCAGCTTGACAATCGCACACAG GCTCATGATAAAACCCTTGTAAGCATCAACAATCATCTGGTAAATGGAAAAGGAAATGATCTGGAAGGAAGGCTTCCTGGAGGAAGTTTGAGTGGAAAAAGTCTAAATTCACTGAAGGAGGAGATCCTTGAGGAGCTTGAGAGAAGGGTTTCACTGTCATGTTCCTCCTGTCAG GCTGGTGTGAAGGACTTGCACAGGCAGCAGCAGGAAGACCAGGATAGAATTTGGGCCTTGGAGAAGCAGCTGAATGCAATGGATGTTCGTTATCAACAGGGAATGGACGGATTGCGGCGGGAAGCAGTGAGCTCAAAGAGATGCTGTGACACCATCAATGACCTCCGAAACCGCGTCACAGATGCTGAGCGTAAAATCAGTTCAGCATCAGAGAACTTTGATGTCCTGCACAACCGCCTGAACAATGTGCTTACGGGAGGAAGTGGCAGCAGTAATAAGGATGGAGGCTTCAGAGGAGGGGCGATTGGTGCTGAAGGTGGAAGAAGAGGAGGTAGTAGTGGCGATGCAGTACTAACTGAGGATAAACTAGATAATCGACTGAAGGATTTGGAACGCCGAATCAATGGGACTATGGAGAAAACTGAACAAAGCTGTGCATATTTGGAAAATGATTTAAAGGATTATTTCCACAGAGAACTTGGTGACCTTCGGACTGTATTGCTGGATCGCTTTGATGATCAGGCCTTCAGGATTACAGATGTGGAGCTGGATGTGGGACTTGTGAAGCAAAGGGTGAATGAACATGACAAGACACTATCAACGTTTGAAAACAGAACCTCCCTCTTGAACAGGAAGCTGGAGGACTGCGGCTGCAGGAGCATgacaggaagaagaggaggggggACGACTATCAATGGCGGAGGCCGCGGTGACACTGCTGGTGGTGTCAGTGACACTGTTGGGGCCAGAGGTAGTACTAATGGTGGAAGAGCTGCCACTGATGGAAGTCAAGGTAGCATTGGTGGAAGCAGTGGTGGCACCGGTGTAGATGTTGTAAGTGGGACtgtgggaggaggaggattaCCGGCAACAGGAGGAGAAAAAGATaattcaacaaggaaatcaCTCGAGTGGAGAGTGATTGCAAATGAGGATCAAATTAGACATTTTAACACAAAACTCAAAGACCTGTCCGTATCTGGAGATTCTCTTAATGATAAG GTAGTGGACCTGAGCCATGACATCCGTAAGATCAAGGCTTTGACCGGTGACCACGGTGAACACTTCAACCGCATTGTGACTGAGGTGGAGTTGCTAGGGCAAGACTGCGAAATCTGTGGGACAGTGGAGGATGAGTTGCGCAAGATGCGGAATCATTCCAGGGATGCTCTGGGCCGACTGCAGAACCACATCAACCGACTTCAGCTGAGTGTGGACTCCGGGGGTGCCTGTAATCAGATATGCTCTCACTTGCAGGATGAAGTTCGTCTTCTGCGAGAGGATGTCACACGTTGCACCAATAAAT GTGGAGGTTCTGGTAGCACGGGTTCAACTGGTGCAAATGGAGGTACCAGGGGAGATGGACCCCGTTTGGATGCTGAGCGGCCTTTAGATGGTCACAGTGTTATTGGCGGCTCCATGAACAACAACCAGATGAAGACTCTGCAGGGTGAATTGTCTGAGGTCATTCTGACCTTAAGCTCTATCAACGACACCCTCAAGGGTCTTGAACACACTGTACAGAAACATGGCAGCGTCATCACTGACCTGG GAAACACAAAGGATAAGATTATCTCTGAACTGGACAAAATACAACAAGAGGTGACAGAACACATTGAGGAAAGTCGGGACCGGTTGGATGGGGTGGACCGAGATGTCAGACGTTTTGAGAGCACGATACTGGTAGAGATGGGAGACTGTAAGAGATCAGGCGATGGGATTGAGAAGAGGTTGTCCAAGCTTGAAGGAGTCTGTGGAAGGCTGGACACAGTCTATGACTCTATCCACAAAATCAAGGAAG GACTGAACCAACATGTATCTAGCTTATGGACATGTTTTTCGGGTCTAAACAACTCAATCATTCAACATGGAGGGATTCTGGACTTTGTTCAGAAGGACCAGGATGATGTTCAGAGCCGGATAAAGAACCTTAATTCCAGCTTGAACCACATCTTGAAAGATATGCAGAGTTTGGCAGACCACACCCTGACTG GCCCACCTGGACCTCCAGGAGAGAGAGGCTTCAATGGGCTGCCAGGTCCGCAAGGGCCACCTGGACCTTCCGGAAGACCCGGAGAAAGTGGAACACGTGGCCAACCTG GTCCCAAAGGAGAACAAG gACTACCGGGTGCTGATGCTCATTCACCCAAACTGTCCTTCTCTGCTGCCCTTACCGTTCCCATGGAGACACCAGGGACCATTATCTTTGACAAGATCTTTGTTAATGAAGGCGACTTCTATGACCCCAGAACAG GTATTTTTACTGCCCCAGTTGATGGACACTATTTTTTCAGCGCCATTCTAACAGGCCACAAGAATGAGAAGATAGAGGCCGTTCTTTCTAAATCGAACTATGGCATGGCCCGCGTGGATTCTGGTGGCTATCAGCCTGAGGGTCTGGAGAACAACCCGGTGGCTGAAGTTAAAACCTCTCCAGGCTCGCTAGCTGTTTTCAATATCATCTTGCCTCTACAGACTCAGGACACAGTCTGCATCGACTTGGTGATGGGAAAACTGGCCCACTCTGTGGAACCACTTACCATCTTCAATGGGATGCTGCTCTATGAAGATATGTGA